From a single Ailuropoda melanoleuca isolate Jingjing chromosome 12, ASM200744v2, whole genome shotgun sequence genomic region:
- the KCNC3 gene encoding potassium voltage-gated channel subfamily C member 3 isoform X1 translates to MGLPPLPAPGEPCPLAQEEVIEINRADPRPNGDPAAAALAHEDCPAIDQPAMSPEDKSPITPGSRGRYSRDRACFLLTDYAPSPDGSIRKGEVPSTGPPGTLPLSLSLPQGRGEREMGEEVLDFPHPLAPNSLPPRPHPTPKFPHH, encoded by the exons ATGGGGCTGCCTCCTCTGCCAGCCCCTGGGGAGCCTTGCCCATTGGCTCAGGAGGAAGTCATTGAGATCAACCGGGCAG ATCCCCGCCCCAATGGGGACCCTGCTGCAGCTGCGCTTGCCCATGAGGACTGCCCAGCCATCGACCAGCCCGCCATGTCCCCGGAAGACAAGAGCCCCATCACCCCTGGGAGCCGAGGCCGCTATAGCCGGGAccgagcctgcttcctcctcaccGACTATGCCCCTTCCCCTGATGGCTCCATCCGGAAAGGTGAGGTGCCCTCCACTGGCCCCCCTGggaccctccctctctctctctccctccctcaggggaggggggagagggagatgggggaggaggtGCTGGACTTCCCCCATCCCCTGGCCCCAAATTCCCTTcctcccagaccccaccccacccccaaatttccTCACCACTGA